The following are encoded together in the Streptomyces sp. NBC_00358 genome:
- a CDS encoding LysR family transcriptional regulator, which produces MLDLQRLRALHAVAVHGTVGAAAAALGYTPSAVSQQIAKLERETRTVLLERRGRGVRLTEQAEQLAATAQELMAIVERAETDLEERRGRPAGRLTVAAFASAARGLLPAVLADLADRHPDLDTRLTEIDPHLSVDLVAKGAVDMAVAHDWDIAPLPAPPGVEQAVIGDDLCDLLVPAGHPFAGRSAVRREDLEGQRWICQPPGRVCHDWLVRTLREAGHEPDIVHQADENPTLVALVAAGLGVALIPRLGRGPLPEGVVEVPLDPLPVRRLYALWRTGAARRPAIAETVRTLRSHWPSVSARD; this is translated from the coding sequence ATGCTCGATCTCCAGCGCCTGCGCGCCCTGCACGCCGTCGCGGTGCACGGCACCGTCGGCGCCGCCGCGGCCGCCCTCGGGTACACCCCCTCCGCCGTGTCCCAGCAGATCGCGAAGCTGGAGCGGGAGACCAGGACCGTGCTGCTGGAACGGCGCGGGCGCGGTGTCCGGCTCACCGAGCAGGCCGAACAACTCGCCGCCACGGCACAGGAGTTGATGGCGATCGTGGAGCGGGCGGAGACCGATCTCGAGGAACGCCGCGGCAGGCCCGCGGGACGGTTGACGGTGGCCGCGTTCGCTTCGGCGGCCCGTGGCCTGCTGCCCGCCGTCCTGGCCGATCTCGCCGATCGGCACCCCGACCTGGACACCCGGCTCACGGAGATCGACCCGCACCTGTCGGTCGACCTGGTCGCCAAGGGGGCGGTCGACATGGCCGTCGCGCACGACTGGGACATCGCCCCGCTGCCCGCCCCGCCGGGGGTGGAGCAGGCGGTGATCGGCGACGACCTGTGCGATCTGCTCGTCCCCGCCGGACACCCCTTCGCCGGGCGCTCCGCGGTACGGCGGGAGGACCTGGAGGGCCAGCGGTGGATCTGCCAGCCACCGGGGCGGGTCTGCCACGACTGGCTGGTGCGTACGCTGCGCGAGGCGGGCCATGAGCCGGACATCGTCCACCAGGCCGATGAGAACCCGACCCTCGTCGCCCTCGTCGCCGCAGGCCTCGGCGTCGCCCTCATCCCGCGCCTCGGCCGGGGCCCCCTCCCCGAAGGGGTGGTGGAGGTACCGCTCGACCCGCTGCCCGTGCGCAGGCTGTACGCGCTGTGGCGCACCGGAGCGGCCCGCCGTCCGGCCATCGCCGAGACGGTCCGCACACTCCGGTCCCACTGGCCGTCGGTGTCGGCACGCGACTGA
- a CDS encoding EamA family transporter, which yields MRPAHISLAVLVAAVWGVNFTVIEVGLDHFPPLLFSALRFLVAALPAVFFVGRPKVAWKWIVAVGLVLGVAKFGLLFIGMDAGMPAGLSSLVLQIQAVFTAIAAFAFLGERPTRVKLYGMGVALCGVGLAAADEGAGGPLGAFALVVAAAACWGLSNVLTRRASPPDPLNFMVWVSTVPVLPLLGLSLLNEGPSRDLAALRALDWQGAGVVVYVAWVTTVFGFGAWGWLLHRHPASTVAPFSLLVPVFGMSSAALFLGESISPLRWAAAALLVGGVALTSRAPRKVQSADVPAPERAGAPA from the coding sequence ATGCGACCCGCACACATCAGCCTCGCCGTTCTCGTCGCCGCCGTCTGGGGCGTGAACTTCACCGTCATCGAGGTCGGACTCGACCACTTCCCGCCCCTGCTCTTCTCGGCCCTGCGCTTCCTGGTGGCGGCCCTGCCCGCCGTGTTCTTCGTGGGCCGCCCCAAGGTGGCGTGGAAGTGGATCGTCGCGGTGGGACTCGTCCTCGGCGTCGCGAAGTTCGGGCTGCTCTTCATCGGCATGGACGCCGGGATGCCCGCCGGACTGTCGTCCCTCGTGCTCCAGATCCAGGCGGTCTTCACCGCGATCGCCGCCTTCGCCTTCCTCGGCGAACGCCCCACCCGCGTCAAGCTGTACGGCATGGGGGTGGCCCTGTGCGGAGTGGGCCTGGCCGCCGCCGACGAGGGCGCGGGCGGTCCGCTCGGCGCCTTCGCCCTGGTCGTCGCGGCGGCGGCCTGCTGGGGCCTGTCCAACGTCCTCACCCGCAGGGCGTCACCGCCCGACCCGCTGAACTTCATGGTGTGGGTGAGCACCGTCCCGGTCCTCCCGCTGCTCGGCCTCTCCCTGCTGAACGAGGGCCCCTCCCGCGACCTCGCCGCGCTGCGCGCCCTGGACTGGCAGGGCGCCGGGGTCGTCGTCTACGTCGCCTGGGTCACGACGGTCTTCGGCTTCGGCGCCTGGGGCTGGCTGCTGCACCGGCACCCCGCGTCCACCGTCGCGCCCTTCTCGCTGCTCGTCCCGGTCTTCGGGATGTCGTCGGCGGCGCTGTTCCTGGGGGAGTCGATCAGCCCGCTGCGGTGGGCGGCGGCGGCCCTGCTGGTGGGCGGGGTGGCGCTCACCTCGCGGGCGCCACGGAAGGTCCAGTCGGCGGACGTTCCAGCGCCGGAGCGGGCGGGGGCGCCAGCATGA